Genomic segment of Desulfarculaceae bacterium:
CAGTAGTCCACGTCGCCCAGGGAGACGGACTTGTAGAAAATGGGGTTGGCCAGGTCCTTGGGCTTTTTCATGTCATAGCCCAGCTCGGTCAGGGCCCGGCGCACCAGGGCCTCCTGGAAGAAGCCGGTGTTCCAGGTGGCGCGGGCCGGCTTCACGGTCACGCCCTTGCCGGGCAGGTCCGCGGCCGAGGCCGCCGTGGGGGCCAGCAGGCAAAGAGCCAAGATCACAAACAAGAGCATTCTGCTGAATCGCATTTTTCCTCCTCGTGGGTTCGCCGCCCGGTGTCGAAGCGCCCGGCGGCCGGTCCGGTTGAGCCGTTGCGGTCTTTGGTTTCTAGGGTTGATCCTTTTTTGCCATGGATTGGGTGATGCGGTCCAGGACCATGGCCATGAAAACGATGCCGATGCCGCCGATGACCGCCTGGCCGATGTCCAGGGTGTTCAGCCCCAGGATCACCGGAGCGCCCAGGCCGCCGGCCCCGATGAGCGCGGCGATCACCACCATGGACAGCGACATCATGATGGTCTGGTTGAGCCCGGCCAGGATGGTGGGCAGGGCGATGGGGATCTGCACCTTGCGCAGAATCTGCCAGCGGGTGCCGCCAAAGGCCTGGCCCGCCTCCACCAGCTCCCGGGGAACCTGGCGGATGCCCAGGTTGGTCAGGCGGATGATGGGCGGCAGGGAGAAGATGATGGTGGCCAACACGCCGGCCACGTTGCCCACCGAAAAGAGCATGACGATGGGCACCAGGTAGACGAAGGCCGGGGTGGTCTGCATGGCGTCCAGCACGGGCCTGAGGTAGGAGTCGAAGCGGTCGCTGCGCGCGGCCAGGATGCCCAGGGGTAAACCCACCGCGGCGCAGAAGATGACCGAGGACACCACCATGGCCAGGGTGGTCATGGTGTCGGCCCAGAGGCCCAGCAGGCCGATGAACACCATGCTGGCTGCGGTGAACACGGCCAGCCACAGGCCCGAGAAACGCCAGGCCACCAGGGCCAGGACGATTATCACCACCCAGGGGGGTATGGCGTTGAGACCCTGGTCGAAGCCCAGCAGAACCTGCTCCACAGGCCATTTGATGGTCTGGAAGAAGTCCCGGAAATTGTTTACCAGCCAGTCCACGAACTGGGAGACCCAGGCGTCCAGGGGTATTACGGCTTCTTGAAACATCTTGATCGCCTCCTTTTATCAGGCCGCCGCTTGCTCGGAGCGGTGCAGGGTCTTGAGGAAGCGGTACTTGGTTACCACGCCCTTGTACTTGTGGTTTTCGTCCACCACCGGCACCGGCCACTCATGGGAGGCCACCAGGGGCAGCACGTCCTGCATGGTGGCGTCCATCAGCACCGGCTCGGCATCCTTGAGGAAGGCCTGCTCCAGGGGAGCGTCCGGGCTGCCCTTTTCGATGGCCCGGGCCAGGGATTCGGTGGACACGGTGCCCAGGTACTTGCGGTCGGAGTTGAGCACGTAGCCGAAATCGCGCTCCTGCTGGCTCAGGTACTCGTGGCTGGCGCGCAGGCTGCCCTTCTTGGTCACGATGATGGTGGGGTAGGAGTCGCGCACGATGTCTCCCACCGAGATGACGTTGGTGGGGTCCACGCCCCGGAAGAAGGCCCGCACGTAGTCGTTGGCCGGGTGCTGCAAAATCTCCTCGGGCGAGCCCACCTGGATCACCTTGCCGCCTTCCATTATAGCGATGCGGTCCCCGATACGGAACGCCTCGTCAAGGTCGTGGCTGATGAACACGATGGTGCGCTGGTCCTTCTCCTGGAGCTTCAACAGCTCGTCCTGCATCTCGGTGCGGATCAGGGGGTCCAGGGCGCTGAAGGCCTCGTCCATGAGCAGGATGGCCGGGTCCACGGCCAGGCCCCGGGCCAGGCCCACCCGCTGCTGCATCCCGCCGCTCAGCTGTTTGGGGTAGGAGTCCTCCCACCCCGCCAGGCCCACCTGGGCCAGGGCCTCCTTGGCCCGGGCGCGGCGCTGGTCCTTGGCCACTCCGGCCAGCTCCAGGCCGAAGGCGGCGTTGTCCAGCACGCTCATATGGGGCATGAGGGCGAAGGACTGGAAGACCATGGACATGTTGTGCAGGCGGAAATGCACCAGCTCTTCCTGGCGCATGGCGGTCACGTCCGCCCCGTCGGCGATGACCCGGCCGGCGCTGGGGTCGATGAGCCGGTTGAACATGCGCACGATGGTGGACTTGCCCGAGCCGGACAGGCCCATGATCACGAATATTTCGCCTTCGTTGATGCTGAAACTGGCGTCCTGCACGCCCACGGTGAGGCCGGTCTGGTCGAAAATTTCCTCTTTGCTGAGGCCCTCGCGGCATAAGCGCAGCCCCTCTTTGGGGTTGGGCCCGAAGATCTTGTACAGCCCTTCGACTCTGATTTTCTCGGTCATGGCTCCCCTTGCAATATGGGTTGAAAGGCGCCCGGCACCTGCTCTGGGAATTAAAAATACGAGCCGCGGTCCGATCGGGGCGGGCCGCATGGGAGCGGGTGTTCAGATCAGTCGTTGATCAGATAGGTGCGGCAGAGCCAGGTGTGACGCCAGGAGTGGCAGCCGCAGAAAACCTTGTCCCCCGGGCGGCTAGTCGCGCATAGCGAGTATGGGAATGTTTGCAACAGCATGATCAGGTGCGCGGGTTCAGTCCGTTTATTTGTTTGCTTTGGCCGGGGGCGCGGCATGGGGCGCACCCAGATCCTTATCGGCGGCAATGACCGGGGCGGCATTCACCTCCCCAGCCTCCATCATGTCCACCACCTTGCAGAGCACCCGGTCGATCTCGTCCAACTCGGCCGGGCCCAGGGACTCCAGACGGGAGGCGAAGCGCTCGTGCAGGGAGCGGGGCGCGTGGCCCACGGCCTCGCGGCCGCCGGGGGTCAGATGGATGCTCACCTTGCGGCGGTCGCTTTGGTCGCGCCGCCTCTCCACCAGGCTGCGTTTTTCCAGCCGGTCCAGCACTCCGGTGATGGTGGCCTGGCTCAGGAACATCTCCTTGGCCAGGGCCCCGGGAGTGTGTGGGCCTTCCTGGGCCAACAGGCGCAGACACAACAGCTGCGGCGTGGTCAGACGGTGCTCGCTGGCCAGGCGGCGGCTGTGCAGGTCGGTGGCCCGGATTATGCGGCGGATGGAGCGCAAGATGTGTTCGTCGATGGCCATCTCTGCATTCCGGTCCCGTCCGCGTTTCGGGGCGCCCGGCATGGGCGTCAGCCGAAAATTGTTTAGATCACAAAACTTTAGTACACATATCATTCTGGTGGTTTGGTGTCAAGTTTCGGGCCTTGGGGTTGCCGGGGGCGCGGCCCGGCGCAAGCCTCCGTCCGGGCGGGGAGGCCGGGCTCCCTGCCCGCGATGCAAACCACGGGGACCTGAAAAAGGATTTGCCTAATCGAAGCGAAGCGGCCCGGTTCAGTCCTTACTCAGGACTTCCCTGATTATGCGGCCCATCTCCTTGGGCATGAGAGGTTTCATGGCCAGGTGGGACACGCCGGCCTCCTGGGAGGTGGCCGAGGTGAGGCGCTCGGAAAAACCGGTGCACATGACGATGGGCATTTCGGGTCTGATCTTCTTGAACTCCTGGGCCAACTCGGCCCCGGTCATCCCGGGCATGGTGTAGTCGGTCATCAGCAGGTCGTACTCATGGGGAGCCTCCCGGAAGGCCTCCAGGGCCTTCTCGGGAGAGGTGAAGCCCCACACCCGGTAGCCCAGGCGGGTCAGGGCGGTTTGGCCGATATCCACCAGGGGCGCCTCGTCGTCGACCAGGATTACGCGCTCATCGCCGCGCAGTGCTTCCGGCGGCTCCCGGTCTTGGTCCGCCTGGTGGCCCTGAACCTCCAGCGGCAGGTAGACATGGAAGGTGGAGCCCTCCCCCGGCTCGCTGTAGACCCTGATGGTGCCCCCGTATTCGCTCACGATGCCGTGGGCCACCGAGAGCCCCATGCCCGTGCCCTTGCCGACTTCCTTGGTGGTGAAGAAGGGCTCGAAGATGCGCTCCATCACCTCCTTGTTCATGCCCACGCCGGTGTCGCTGACGCTCAGGCGTTGATACTTGCCCGGCACGATGTCCATGTACCCGCTGGCGTCCGCTTCCTCTATTTCGACCAGCCCCAGGTCCACCCCCAAGACCCCGCCGGTCTCGGCCATGGCATGGGCGGCGTTGGTGCACAGGTTCATCAATATCTGATGGATCTGCACCGGGTCGGCCAGTATCTTGCTGTCGCCCGCGGCCAGGCTTTGCCTGATTTCGATGGTGGCGGGCAGGGTGGCCCGGAGCATCTTGATCACTTCCTTGGCCAGAGGCTTCAGGTTCATGAGGACTTTTTTGTGCTCGCTCTGCCGGCTGAAGGACAGTATCTGGTAGGTGAGGTCCTTGGCCCGCTTGGCCGCCTCGATCACGGTTTGCACGTATTGGGCGGTTTCGGTGCCTTGCTGCAATTCGGTCAGGGCCAGCTCGCTGTAGCCCATGATCGCCGCCAGGATGTTGTTGAAATCGTGGGCGATGCCCCCGGCCAGGGTGCCGATGGCCTCCATTTTTTGGGACTGGCGCAGCTGCGACTCGAGCTTTTCCCGCTCCTCCCGGTCCTTGATCATGCTGGCAATTGAATGGGCGATGATCGAAGCGCCGGTAACCTCGCCCTGGCCGTCGAACACCGGCGAGACCGAGAGGGAAACGTCCACCAGGCTCCCGTCCTTGCAACGGCGGACCGTCTCATGGACCCGGGTGGATTTGCCTTGCCGCACCCGGCGGACCTCCTGGCGCATCTCGTCCATCCGGTCCTCGGGCACCAGCACCCTTATCTGTTGGCCGAAGATCTCCTCGGCGCTGTATCCGTAGATCTGCTGGGCCGCCCGGTTCCAGGAAGTGACGATGCCCTCCAGGTCCACGCCGATGATGGCGTCCTGAGAGGACTCCACGATGGCGGCCAGCCGGTTGACGGCCTCTTGGGCCGCCTTCCTCTCCGTGAAGTCCTCGCCCGAGCTGAGGGTGCCGGTTATGTTGCCCTGGGAGTCCTTGAGCACGGTGTTGAACCAGCGCACCTCGCGCCGTTCGCCGGAGGCCGTAAGCACCGGCGACTCCGCGTGCATGTGCTGTTGCAACTTTCCGGTGCAAATGTCTTGGTGGATTTGCCGCACCTGGGGGCGCATTTCCCCGGGGATGAAATTGTCGATCCAGTTGCGGCCCGCCAGCTCCTCCGCCGGGAGGCCCAGCAGCTCGGCGCCCCGCCGGTTGATCATTTCGATGCGGCCCTCGGGGTCCAGGGCCAGCAGGATCACCCCGGCGGTGTCCAGATACTTTTGGGAGCGGTTGCGCTCGCTCAGCAGCGCTTCCTGGGCCTGCTTTGGGGCGGTGATGTCCTGGAAGGTTCCCCTGGTGAGCAGGGGCGCTCCGCTCTCGGAGTAGAAGTTGCGGCCGATGCCTCTTATGTGCAGGACCGCGCCGTCTTGCCGGACGATGCGGAACTCGACGTTCATGGGCAGGTGCTGGGCGATGGTGGTCTGGATATGCTCGCGCACCCGCTCCAGATCCTCGGGATGCAAAAAATGCATAAATTCCTGGTGAGTAAAGGCGCCCCCTACGCCGCCGATGCCCAGGAGCCGGAAGAATCCCTCGGACCAATAGCCCTCGCCGGTTTGCCAGTTGCGCTCGAAATAGCCCAGGTTGGCGATCTCCTCGGCCTGCTGCAAGGATTCCAGGCTGTTGCGCAGCGCCTGCTCGGCCGCCGTTTTTTCCGATACGTCGCGGATCACCCCGATGAAGCCTTCCGCCTGGCCGGCTTCGTTGGTCAGGTGATAAACCCCGGTCTCGCCGGGGAAGGCTTCTCCGTTCTTGCGCCGGTAGGTTACGGTAATGACAAAGGGCTGGCCGG
This window contains:
- a CDS encoding proline/glycine betaine ABC transporter permease; the protein is MFQEAVIPLDAWVSQFVDWLVNNFRDFFQTIKWPVEQVLLGFDQGLNAIPPWVVIIVLALVAWRFSGLWLAVFTAASMVFIGLLGLWADTMTTLAMVVSSVIFCAAVGLPLGILAARSDRFDSYLRPVLDAMQTTPAFVYLVPIVMLFSVGNVAGVLATIIFSLPPIIRLTNLGIRQVPRELVEAGQAFGGTRWQILRKVQIPIALPTILAGLNQTIMMSLSMVVIAALIGAGGLGAPVILGLNTLDIGQAVIGGIGIVFMAMVLDRITQSMAKKDQP
- the proV gene encoding glycine betaine/L-proline ABC transporter ATP-binding protein ProV, with amino-acid sequence MTEKIRVEGLYKIFGPNPKEGLRLCREGLSKEEIFDQTGLTVGVQDASFSINEGEIFVIMGLSGSGKSTIVRMFNRLIDPSAGRVIADGADVTAMRQEELVHFRLHNMSMVFQSFALMPHMSVLDNAAFGLELAGVAKDQRRARAKEALAQVGLAGWEDSYPKQLSGGMQQRVGLARGLAVDPAILLMDEAFSALDPLIRTEMQDELLKLQEKDQRTIVFISHDLDEAFRIGDRIAIMEGGKVIQVGSPEEILQHPANDYVRAFFRGVDPTNVISVGDIVRDSYPTIIVTKKGSLRASHEYLSQQERDFGYVLNSDRKYLGTVSTESLARAIEKGSPDAPLEQAFLKDAEPVLMDATMQDVLPLVASHEWPVPVVDENHKYKGVVTKYRFLKTLHRSEQAAA
- a CDS encoding MarR family transcriptional regulator, with product MAIDEHILRSIRRIIRATDLHSRRLASEHRLTTPQLLCLRLLAQEGPHTPGALAKEMFLSQATITGVLDRLEKRSLVERRRDQSDRRKVSIHLTPGGREAVGHAPRSLHERFASRLESLGPAELDEIDRVLCKVVDMMEAGEVNAAPVIAADKDLGAPHAAPPAKANK
- a CDS encoding PAS domain S-box protein — translated: MAGKELEYQLSLESMLGVIHDSADGILVLDPEGTVLLANPAAEEILQRRGEELVGKRFGVPVHGQDHPIEIDMLTPDGLTVPVELWSRNTLWEGRPAFRASLRDLSERRAAEKALRQSEAALIEAQGLARVGSWHYDVANDTAFWSAEMYRIFDRDPEREPPSWADHAEHIHPDDWERIDRIVQAAAEQGRPYREEFRIRRRDGSITWAETIGRPQKDQHGVVTKVSGTVQDISERKQAEKALAESERKYRLLYTSIRDAILVADTERKIIDCNPEFSAAFGYSLEEIKGKKTSVVYDSEAEFARMGREMKNHPGQPFVITVTYRRKNGEAFPGETGVYHLTNEAGQAEGFIGVIRDVSEKTAAEQALRNSLESLQQAEEIANLGYFERNWQTGEGYWSEGFFRLLGIGGVGGAFTHQEFMHFLHPEDLERVREHIQTTIAQHLPMNVEFRIVRQDGAVLHIRGIGRNFYSESGAPLLTRGTFQDITAPKQAQEALLSERNRSQKYLDTAGVILLALDPEGRIEMINRRGAELLGLPAEELAGRNWIDNFIPGEMRPQVRQIHQDICTGKLQQHMHAESPVLTASGERREVRWFNTVLKDSQGNITGTLSSGEDFTERKAAQEAVNRLAAIVESSQDAIIGVDLEGIVTSWNRAAQQIYGYSAEEIFGQQIRVLVPEDRMDEMRQEVRRVRQGKSTRVHETVRRCKDGSLVDVSLSVSPVFDGQGEVTGASIIAHSIASMIKDREEREKLESQLRQSQKMEAIGTLAGGIAHDFNNILAAIMGYSELALTELQQGTETAQYVQTVIEAAKRAKDLTYQILSFSRQSEHKKVLMNLKPLAKEVIKMLRATLPATIEIRQSLAAGDSKILADPVQIHQILMNLCTNAAHAMAETGGVLGVDLGLVEIEEADASGYMDIVPGKYQRLSVSDTGVGMNKEVMERIFEPFFTTKEVGKGTGMGLSVAHGIVSEYGGTIRVYSEPGEGSTFHVYLPLEVQGHQADQDREPPEALRGDERVILVDDEAPLVDIGQTALTRLGYRVWGFTSPEKALEAFREAPHEYDLLMTDYTMPGMTGAELAQEFKKIRPEMPIVMCTGFSERLTSATSQEAGVSHLAMKPLMPKEMGRIIREVLSKD